The following proteins are encoded in a genomic region of Rissa tridactyla isolate bRisTri1 chromosome 5, bRisTri1.patW.cur.20221130, whole genome shotgun sequence:
- the CNGA1 gene encoding LOW QUALITY PROTEIN: cGMP-gated cation channel alpha-1 (The sequence of the model RefSeq protein was modified relative to this genomic sequence to represent the inferred CDS: substituted 1 base at 1 genomic stop codon) — MKVGVIETHHSHTIVPSVVVQDTSEDPGPMNKGENRYARQRYLPGAFARYNINNNSNKDEXKKKKKEKKSKSEKKKDGETQKNKEKKEKNKNKDKSKKKEDKEEKKKDIFIIDPAGNMYYNWLFCITMPVMYNWTMIIARACFEELQHDYLVAWFIIDYVSDAIYIADMFVRTRTGYLEQGLLVKEEQKLREKYKTSFQFKLDFLSVIPTDLLYFKLGLNYPELRINRLLRVARMFEFFQRTETRTNYPNIFRISNLVMYIVIIIHWNACVYYSISKAIGFGADTWVYPNTSDPEFARLTRKYVYSLYWSTLTLTTIGETPPPVRDSEYFFVVVDFLVGVLIFATIVGNVGSMISNMNAARAEFQARIDAIKQYMHFRNVSKDMEKRVIKWFDYLWTNKKAVDEREVLKYLPDKLRAEIAINVHLETLKKVRIFADCEAGLLVELVLKLQPQVYSPGDYICRKGDIGREMYIIKEGKLAVVADDGITQFVVLSDGSYFGEISILNIKGSKAGNRRTANIRSIGYSDLFCLSKDDLMEALTEYPDAKAMLEEKGKQILMKDGLLDIEVANLGSDPKDLEEKVSYMEGAMDRLQTKFARLLAEYEAAQQKLKKRLTQIEKILKPIIQEEFADLEGGDPSTDKPGESKAE; from the exons ATGAAGGTAGGAGTGATTGAGACCCATCACTCCCACACAATTGTTCCCAGTGTGGTAGTACAAGACACCAGTGAGGACCCTGGACCGATGAACAAAGGGGAAAACAGGTATG CTAGGCAACGGTATCTACCTGGTGCGTTTGCACGCTACAATATTAACAACAATAGTAATAAAGACGAGTAA aagaaaaagaaaaaagaaaagaagag caagtcagaaaaaaaaaaggatggagaaacacaaaagaacaaggaaaaaaaggagaaaaataaaaacaaagataagtccaagaagaaagaagataaagaaga gaagaaaaaagatattttcattatTGATCCAGCAGGAAATATGTATTACAACTGGTTGTTCTGCATCACAATGCCTGTCATGTACAACTGGACCATGATTATTGCTAG AGCCTGTTTTGAAGAGCTTCAGCATGACTACTTAGTGGCATGGTTTATTATTGATTACGTTTCTGATGCCATCTATATTGCTGACATGTTTGTACGGACAAGAACAG GTTACCTGGAGCAAGGTCTTCTGGTGAAAGAAGAACAAAAGCTTCGAGAGAAATATAAGACATCTTTTCAATTCAAATTAGATTTTCTGTCAGTCATACCAACTGATCTCTTATACTTTAAGTTAGGACTAAATTACCCAGAATTAAGAATAAACAGACTACTCAGAGTAGCTCGGATGTTTGAATTCTTCCAGCGAACAGAAACAAGGACAAACTACCCAAACATCTTCAGGATCTCTAACCTTGTCATGTACATTGTGATTATTATTCACTGGAACGCCTGTGTGTACTACTCGATCTCAAAAGCCATTGGGTTTGGGGCTGACACGTGGGTCTACCCCAACACCTCCGATCCCGAATTTGCCCGTCTGACTAGAAAGTATGTCTACAGTCTCTACTGGTCAACGCTGACCCTGACTACTATCGGTGAAACACCCCCTCCTGTAAGAGATTCTGAGTATTTCTTCGTGGTCGTTGACTTCTTGGTTGGAGTATTGATTTTCGCTACCATTGTTGGTAACGTGGGCTCTATGATCTCCAACATGAATGCTGCCAGGGCAGAGTTTCAAGCAAGGATTGATGCTATCAAGCAGTATATGCACTTTCGGAATGTGAGTAAAGACATGGAGAAAAGAGTTATAAAGTGGTTTGACTACCTGTGGACAAATAAAAAGGCTGTGGATGAAAGGGAAGTCTTGAAGTATCTGCCAGATAAACTAAGAGCAGAGATTGCAATCAATGTTCACCTGGAAACACTAAAAAAAGTTCGTATCTTTGCAGACTGTGAAGCTGGTCTGTTGGTTGAACTGGTTTTGAAACTCCAGCCGCAAGTATACAGTCCTGGAGATTATATTTGCAGAAAAGGAGATATTGGACGAGAGATGTACATTATCAAAGAAGGGAAGCTGGCAGTAGTTGCTGATGATGGAATTACCCAATTTGTGGTGTTAAGTGACGGCAGCTATTTTGGAGAAATCAGCATTCTTAATATCAAAGGTAGCAAAGCTGGCAATCGAAGAACAGCCAATATCAGAAGTATTGGATACTCGGACTTGTTTTGTCTGTCTAAAGATGATCTCATGGAGGCTTTAACAGAGTATCCAGATGCAAAGGCTATGCTGGAAGAGAAAGGTAAGCAAATCCTAATGAAAGATGGGTTGCTGGACATTGAAGTTGCAAATTTAGGAAGCGATCCTAAAGATCTGGAAGAGAAGGTCAGCTACATGGAAGGAGCAATGGACAGATTACAAACAAAGTTTGCCAGGCTGCTGGCCGAGTACGAAGCTGCacaacagaaactgaaaaaaagactaACACAAATCGAGAAAATATTGAAGCCCATTATACAGGAAGAATTCGCAGACTTAGAAGGAGGAGATCCATCCACAGATAAACCTGGAGAGTCAAAAGCGGAATAA